aaagcaaaaaatgATGGCTTTGATGGTAGAGTGGACAGGGCAGTTGATGGTAGTGCCATGTGAGTGCAATCAAGATGTCTCGGTGAACCGAAAGCCACTCATAAATCAAGTGTAAAGTTTCGGCGACAGCTCACACCTGAGTCTGATTTGCTTTTTCTGTGCGCATTTTGCGGCAAGATTGGAGgggtttattaaaaaaaaaaaaattacaattttttcagtttagttctCTTATTTATTCTGGAGCACCTTAACATATGACAATTCACATTCACTAGTTTCTAACAAATTTTAGCTTATTcaacttaaacttaaactttaTTTAGCTTGaataaatcgaatttaaactaaatttttagtttgattcaagattaagattttatttctgTTATCGTATCAGAGTTTATCTTATCAACAATTCTTTTTTCTTAgatgattctttttcttctttaattatttgtctTCTTTTCTGATGTTATTGTTTGTTAACCAACTAAATTGAGCTTGATCGCAACTTAACCATGTTAGTTTTGAACTGAACTTGAGCTAACACTTGTTTgatcttaatttgatttgaatgaaataTTATCCTGGAacgaaaatgaaaataagaatatatagaGTCAAAGTTGAATGTATAGTTAGGTTAAAGAgagtaatgataaaatatcagGGTTAATAGAGCcaaagatatttaatatatatttaaaaaattataaaaataaactaaggTCTAGTGAgtctcttaaaaataaaattctatatacaaataaattatataaatttttatatacaacgTGAGATAACAGTTTATAATTAGattatgtgattatttattttttcttttattttaaaatcatttaattatatactattacatcaaattatacgtaaaaatttatataatttatttatacatatattattactaGTTCTCTTAGCGTGCTTTCTCTTCAAGTATTATCAtgtctaataatatatatttttatttatttttgagtatccaaataatatattattatataattatattatattatatttttaatttaaaagaatataattatgcTACGATTAAATAGTCTTTTCTGAGTACATGGTTTAATTTTcgtaatacaaaaattaatattcgGCCTCGTGAATAATTAAGTGGGTTCGATTAACACCATTTTAAATGGATACCTAAATTGGGCTTTGTCGATTACAACCCAATTTGAATCGGGTATTATTTCGGCCTGATTAGCTTCAGGGCCCAAATTAAGTTTCTTTTCCAGCCGTTGGATTAATGTGATCGAAGATAGTCGCCGACTGATTCATAATTAGGGTTTTTGAGGTCTCCAAGAGCAATAACTTTTTCGCAGCACAAAGTCCAGAGCCCGTCCTCGTTAGATTCGTTAATCTCTCGTTCTCGCAGTTGGAATTTTTTCGAAGCcgtaattattatatcaatttggattttttttatgcttttaatGTTGTTAAGATTTGTTTGagttgatttgaattcaatgaTTTGTTAAATCAGGATTTCGGGAAGCAGTAGCTAATACACTTGAGAAGATGCAGAACGAAGAGGGTCAAAACATGGATCTCTATATTCCCAGGAAATGGTATAATGCTTGATTCAGTTTGAGTCATAGTGATTTCCTTCTTAACTTGGGGATTTTGGCTAGAATTTGATGGTGTGATTATTGAATTTTCTGTAGTTCGGCTACAAATAGGCTGATTACTTCAAAGGACCATGCGTCTGTTCAGATAAACATTGGTCATGTTGATGAGAATGGCATTTACACTGGGCAATTTTCTACATTTGCGCTTTGCGGTTTTGTCCGAGCTCAGGTGCTTAATcctttttcatttgatttgttCAAGCATCTGTTAGTCATTAGATGCAGTAATATAGTTTGTAATGGGTTCTGTTTGTTTAGTTGGCGCGTTGTGATTCTCTTGCAATTCTATGAGAATGAGGCCTACTTTAGATTTGTAATTTGCGGCATGAATTGTTGAAATTCTTTAATATGGTTTTCATGTGATTCTTTATAATcaaagagatttttctttttgtttggcACAATGATGAGATGGgtggtttgattttgtttgtctTTCATGATTTTCCTTCAGTATCAGATGTCGGAATGTTATGAGCTGTGGTGGCTTTGGACTTATTGAATAATGGCTAGTGATATTTAGTTTCTTGTTGAACTTCTTGTGGGGCTAAAATGTTTGTAAGGAACTTTGTAGATATACATAAGGCTCTTATAAAATGTATAGTGCTTATTCTTATGTGAACAGATTATATAAGTGTTCCTCAAATGATTCATGCAACAGGACATCTTTTCTTGTCATTATTTAGTGGTGTTTTGAAGAGGAAATGTAATTGGTTTATGACCTGCTGAAGTCATGACAGTTAGATTGCAAGTTCACTGGTCAAATCtatgtttgattgtttgtttatttgtttaaactACTACTTCATTTGTTTGAAACCTTCACCCGGCTGgtcttataaatttatatatagctGACCTATTTGGGAATGCTGTCATTTTGAATTGGCCCTTTCCTGTAGTAGTTTGATTTCtcgattttattttaaaattactttgggCATTTCCTTTTTTCGTTTTGGcttatgattttcttttgttttcctcTTATTCAGGGAGACGCCGACAGTGCATTGGACCGGCTCTGGCAGAAGAAGAAGGTTGAAGTCCGACAGCAGTAGTATTATGATTCTACGATCATTTGTCAGCTTCTGCACTAGAGTTTCTTTTTGGGGATTTCAACTTTCTATTTTGTTCCAATGACCACTGACTATTGCAATTGGTTGTCTAGCTTTTTTGATGTGTTATCTCTTTGAATGAGGCGGTTTTTCTTTCatacatttaacattaaaatgatAACATGTCCTGtcaaaaagaattaaaatgatTTGGTGATTATTGTTCTGCCAAAAGTTTTCTGCATATGCCCCGTACTTTTTATCGACTTATGCTTGAGGCTTGTATGTAATTTGAAGTTTGTGAATCAAAATCATCTACAGGATTgctctaattatttttttatgccaCTTTAAGATGAAGTTTTTATCAATTGATCTTAATTTCTCAGTTGAATGGTTTATGAATAAAGCTATGCAACTTTCTGTTACTTAGGTGTAACTTTCCAAGTCAAAAATGTATTTAACTCATCATCAGTTGTATCAATGAATGCTATGCATGATGAGTTGTGTTACTACCTTCTgctgctcttttttttttttttatcaaacatgtTGAATCGGAGCTCGAGGTCAGGAGTTTGTTCCCATTAAGTCTGAGATTATAAGCTTGTGAAATAAGTAGAATGACTGTGATGATGTGTTGAATTCTTGAACATGTACTAATGTAAACCATAGATCACATGGCAGCATGAATTGTCATTACAAGCCTTGGATAACGACCAGCAAACGACATCGTTCGCATCTAAACGAAGTGGTGCTTTTTTATTCTGAAGCACTATCAAGAAACTAATGGCACACCAACAAACCCTCGTACGTAATTGAGTCAAGAGTTACCCACTGAACTCAGCTTTTCTGGGTCATTGTAGTTATCTATACTTATCAATACGGatatgtcttggtgatcatctTAGCAGCCATGTTTGACGCTTTCTGTTAACTTGTACACATGCTCTTGCGTGCCTTTGTTCACACGCATTCGATGATGTCCGCTGGAGAAAAATATGAAGCGTAGGAAACAAGAACATCGGTTGTGTGTGTTTTAGTCTTTCCGTTGATGATTCTACTGGAAGCCAGACGTTTTCCACATTATGTTGCCTCTTTTTCAATCTTTGTTAGTATTACTGGAAGGTAAAAACTTGCTTCTGTTGTCAGAAAATTAGTTGTTTATAATAATTAGCACCGGGGATTCTTCTCCCGTGGAACTCTTCAGCTGACTGACAGAAGATTATATCCTTTGGTTGGCagctttttttattaatattattcagACTCATAAAATTCGGCCCTTCTTCCCCTCCTTCATCCAGTATTTTCCTGTCATATTGCTTTATGTTTATGTCTTGATCCGGGCTTAACAGCACCATTACATAAACCCAGAAACTAAAAGGGCATTTCATTgggtatactaaaaaattacttttataatCTTCTTTTTGTTGCATATCTGGTGGATTTTCCATCACAtacagtaaaatttgaaaaatggaaTGGAAATGCATTTAATGGAAGAAGAAGCCCAGCAgacaatttagaaaattttagtagGAATGCAATAAATAAGAATGGAGGCTAACGGGAGATTGGTTATATAAAGGCTCTTTCCCTTTTTCATTTGGCTGTAACACTTTCATAAAATCTTCTTGCTTCTTGCCTTTTGTTTCTTCACTCTtacttccttcttcttctttttacagCCTtggtttaatgaaattatagttCCCATTCTTCTATTAACTCATCTTACAATttgtttatcttatatttataacacgttatcagcaccaTCTACTCAGGTGTATTATTATCATCtctcaattattatatatatcttattttttcttatgctgccatttaatttttcagttataATTATACCCTATTTGCAACCCAAAGtttgtaaaatatcataaatttggacCTGAAGTCTTAAACATTATTTGTAACATGAAGTTACACAATTATGAATATGGACCTGAAATCCTAAATATgattaagatatataatttgtaacctgaaaattataaaatcatgagaaaatatatataagtctgAAGTCTTATATTTCACTAAAATATTTAGTATAACTACATCTCACTTGCAACCTGAAGATTGCataagtgatgaaaataatgaaacagaagttaaaaatattacGTAAGTTTtacatactataatattatgaatattaatcataaaaccagaagttttgtgaatatatgACAGATACGAACCTGAAGTTCGCATATAATTTTTCCTCGTTATATCactaattattatttctttcatcaacctgcagttggtgaaaatgacaaatcttgtaaaacttcaatatgttgTCCTTCGATTGGATGGAGAAAATTATTCTGAATGGGCCTTGGACATAGTTCTCCATCTACAATCAATGAGCCTtggagaaacaataaaaaaagaaaataacgcATCCTAGCAgaataaatctaaaactactatttttctTCGTCATCATATCCACGAAGGGCTATGAGCAGAATACGTGGATATTATAGATCcattaaaattatggagaaatcTGAAAGATAGATTCGATCATTATAAATCAATAACATTACCAATGGCCTAATATGAATGGACTCATTTAtgcttacaagattttaaatttgtaagtgaatataactctGTCATGTTCAGAATTGTCTCCCGAATGAGACTATatggagaaaaaaataactgaagaaaatatattagaaaaaactTTCTCTACATTTCATCCCTCAAATATGCTCCTGCATCAGCAatatagggaaaaaaattttaaaaaatattctgaacTGATATCCTATTTATTGGTAGTTgagcaaaacaatgaattattattaaggaaCCACTAGACACGCCCCACTGGTATTGCATTGTTCtttgaagtgaacgcaactactagTAATAGTCATCGTGGCCGTAGACAAGGTCCTGGACGAAATAAGTTTCGATCTAGAGgtggtcataatagaaaatctttccaCTTTCAAAGGACCAGAGATGAAGCAAAATAGgataaagggaaaatgatacAGAGTAAACCACAGAATCATAAAagtatatgttataaatgtggtTCAAAAGGTCATTGGTTGCGTACTTGTCATACACCAAGACATCTGGTAGATTTATACCAATCATCTATTAAAAATGCAGACAaaaagattgaatcaaattgtgttgataATCCAGACCTTGTAGATctggaaaattttgatatttcaaaatttcttcaagactaagaaattatgtatattatagtATGTAATTAGTACTATatgtttcttcctttcaaattttgtaataactaatgtaaattttaaaatgaaaggaaatggactccaaaattgaagcgttaacttcaaaagctggTGATGGAAACATGTGTTTGGTCGATAGTGCAACCACCCACacaatattaaaagaaaagaaattcttctTAACTTTATCACCAATGAAGactaaagtaaatattatatcaagatcaatcaatttgattgaaggctctggaagagccacaattatgttaaacaatgagatcaaattaagcatcaatgatgtattatattcaagtagatccagaagaaatctactgagttttaaagatatgaGAAACAATGGTTATCATGTTgaaaccatgaatgaaaatggtgcagaataTCTATGTATCACTAATAATGCCTCTGGAAGAAGacatataatagaaaaattgcCCGCTTTatcatttggattgtattatacaattataaaggcaattgaaacctacgcaatatcgaaccagaagttctatgatccaaaaacatttatgctttggcatgatcgcTTAGGCCACccaagatctacaatgatgcgtaggattattgaaaattcacatagacATACATTATAGAATCATAAAATCTTATTATCCAGTGAAAAATTATGCACCGCttgttctcaaggcaaattagtaataagaccatctccctccaaaattggaggtgaatccccatcattcctacaaatgattcaaggggatatatgtggacccattcatctaCCAAGTaggccatttcgttattttatagtcttaattgatgcatctgcacgatggtctcatgtttgtttattgcctactcgaaatgttaCATTTGCTAAattgttagcacaaattattaaattaaaggcacatttcatagattattcgatcaagtcaatacgactggataatgctagtgaatttacatccaaaatatttgatgattattgcatgtctatggggattgaggttgaacatctagtcctgcatgtccacacacaaaatggattagctgagtctcttatcaaacgactctaAGTAATTGCATGTACCTTGttactaagaactcaattaccaacttctatgtggggacatgttatattacatgttacaaCGTTAATTCGTTtgtgaccttcttcttatcatcaatattctcccctacaattggtctTTAGTTACCAAtctgatatatctcatttgagaatattttgttgtgttgtatatgtccccATTGTGTTtcctcaacgcacaaaaatgggaccccaacatCATTtaggaatatatgttggatataattcatcattcattatCAGGTATTTGAAACCATTAACAGGTAATCTTTTTACTGTACGATTTACATATTGTCACTTTGAcgagacaactttcccatctttaagggaaaagaaaatgccttatgaacttacttggtatgtacctaacatgtctcatttagatcctcgcacatcccaaagtgaaactgaagtacaGAGAATAGtacgtttacaaattattgtcaatcaaatgtctgatgcatttgtagatacgacaaaagtgacaagatcatatgttccagctgctaatgcaccagcaagaatcaatgtgactgttGAATAGTCTATTCGAACcgtgactgatcaatctacctCACGCCAAAAACGTGGTAaacctgttggatcgaaggatattgttccttaaaaaaaaagacaaataatcaaacaaatattaatcatGATGATTctaagataaatgaaaaattcacaCTCTCTAATACTCCTCCAAAAAAGGTTATGGTCCCTAAAGAGACACAAGCCcttgaagtggcacaaacccccgAAGTGGTAGAAAATCctaaagaacaggaaaatgagaatattgaaatatctttaaattatgttcatacacaagagatatggaatcgtgaaacaattatagttaatgatatattctcatttgcagtaacTACTGAAATTccgaatgatgatgattttgagccacATACTATGGTTGAGtgtaaacaaagacatgattgtcctaaatgggaagaaataattcaagcagaattagcttctctagcaaaacgtcaagtgtttgggcctgtagttccaacacctcaagacgtacaacccgttgggtataaatgggtatttgtgagaaaaagaaatgataaaaataaaattgctagatataaaacCAGACATGTAGCCCAAGGTTTTTCTcaaaggcccggtatagactttgatgaaacatatgcacctatgatggatataatcatattcagatatttaattagtttaacagtctctgaaggactggatatagGTCTAATAGAcatagttactgcttatttgtatgaaaatttggatactaaaatttatataaaactccaTGAATGAAACAAATTGTctgaagcaaaaagggtcaattcaagaggtttatacttaattaaattacaacgatcattgtacggattaaaaacAATCCGGaggtatgtggtacaatcgtctcaatgaatatttgaaaaaggagGGCTATGTGAATtaccctatatgcccatgtgtctttatcaaaaggtcagaatcgggatttgcCATTGTatcagtttatgttgatgacatgaatttaattgggactcttgAAGAACTCTCAAAAATTgctaaatatttgaaaaaagaatttaaaatgaaggatttggggaaaacaaaatattatctcgGTCTACAGATCGAGCACAactcaaatggaatacttatccatcaatcaacgtatattgaaaaattattaaaacactttaatatagataaggcttatcctttgagcaccccaatagTTGTTCGATCTTTTGATCCGTAAAAGAATCCATTTCATCctaaaaaagatgataaaaaaatactcGGTTCTAAAGTACTGTATCTGAATGCAATTGGaaccttattatatttggtccaATGCACTAGATCGGACATATCCTTCGCAATTAATTTGTTAGCCCAATTTAGCTTtgcaccaacccgtcgccattggaacggaatcaaacatatactccgttacctatgtggaactagagatttgagattattatatTCTGTCAAACcctctaaaaattttagtttggttgaatatgTAGATGTTGGTTATCTTTTTGACCCTTACAAAGCCCGTTCACAGatgggatatgtttttacttataatgacatagcaatatcatgacgctccatcaaacagactttggttgcaacgtcctcaaatcattcaaaaattctagctctccatgaagccagccgagaatgcatatggttacagtctatcatccatcatattcagaatgcatgtaatcttccttctacaatagacactcattccata
Above is a genomic segment from Mangifera indica cultivar Alphonso chromosome 3, CATAS_Mindica_2.1, whole genome shotgun sequence containing:
- the LOC123210450 gene encoding 40S ribosomal protein S21 encodes the protein MQNEEGQNMDLYIPRKCSATNRLITSKDHASVQINIGHVDENGIYTGQFSTFALCGFVRAQGDADSALDRLWQKKKVEVRQQ